DNA sequence from the Sediminibacillus dalangtanensis genome:
GTCGACTTGTATAAGTCCAGTGCAACAGATTTTCTGGTTGACGGGAACACATTAATTCCACCATTCAATGCTGTGGACGGCTTAGGTACGAACGCTGCATTGAACATTGTCAAAGCCCGTGAAGAAGGGGAGTTTTTGTCGAAGGAAGACTTGCGTGAGCGAAGCAGGATTTCCAAAACCGTTTTAGAGTATCTGGATAATCACGGCTGTCTGGAAGGAATGGCAGACGCAAATCAGCTATCTCTGTTTTAGTCATAAGGCTGTAAAGGCTTTATCTTGCATTAAATTGTTAGATATGGTATATTTTCTATGGTAAGCATTGATACGTAAGCAGAAAGAGTGGGTGAAACCCACTCTTTCTTCATACCTTTTTCTTTTTTCTGCAATGGAACTATTTTTGACTGAACAGGATGCGTGCACAATACTGAGTCGTTTTTATTTTGTGTGAAAGCTGTCAGTATTGTTTATCACACTGCTAGAGGCCTCTGTTTCTCACTTTTTGTTAACACAGTAATAGGTTGGAAGCTGATGAGTTCCCTTGTCAATTATCTAAATGGCAAGGGTTTTGTAATGATGGGGCCGGAAGCGGGCAAGATTTCCCGTTCAAAATGAAACAGCAGCTAATTGAGTATACTAACGTTACATGACGGGATAGTATAGGTGGTAAAAGGAGGGTGCCAATTGAGTGCAAAAGTAACCGAAACAACAGAAAAACTTGTTCAACCTATATTGCAAGAAATGAATTTGGAACTCGTGGACATTGAATTTGAAAAAGAAGGTAAAAATTGGTTCCTGCGCGTTTTCGTGGACAAAGAAGGTGGCGTCGACATTGAAGAATGTGGCCAAGTTTCCGAGCAGCTCAGTGAAAAACTGGATGCAGAAGACCCGGTGACTACTCCATATTTTTTGGAAGTGTCATCGCCTGGTGCCGAAAGGCCGCTGAAGAAACCAAAGGATTTTCAGGCGAATATCAACAACAATATTCACGTGAAGCTGTATGAACCGATAAATGGCGAAAAAGAGTATGAAGGTGTACTGAAGGGTTTTGATGATGATACCATCACATTAGAAGTGAAAGTCAAGACACGTAAACAAGAGATACAATTACCGTACGATAAAGTTGCAAAGGCGCGCTTGGCGGTATCATTTAACTAAAGGGGGAAAAAACGGTGAGCAGCGAGCTTTTTGATGCAATTGATTATTTGGAGAAAGAAAAAGGGATTGATAAAGATATCCTCATGGAAGCCCTCGAGGCTGCTCTTATCTCCGCTTATAAGAAAAACTTTAAATCTGCCACGAATGTCCGGGTAGATTTGAATGAAGAAACGGGAAGCATGCACGTATATGCCCGTAAAGATATTGTCGAAGAAGTGGAAGATCCATTGCAGCAAGTCTCCATTGAAGAAGCAACTCAGAAAGACCCTAACTATGAAATTGGAGATGTAATCGAGGAAGAGGTAACGCCGAAGGACTTCGGAAGAATCGCTGCTCAAGCAGCGAAACAGGTAGTTACCCAAAGGGTCCGGGAAGCAGAACGAGGAGTTATTTTTAGTGAGTATGCGGACCGGGAAGAAGATGTGATGACCGGTATTATCCAACGAAAAGATCCTCGTTTCATATATGTCAATCTAGGCAAGATCGAGGCGAGACTTCCCGAGAGTGAGCAAATGCCTTCGGAACGGTATGAGGTTCACGATCGGCTTAAAGTGTTGGTCACAAAAGTTGAAAATACGAACAAAGGACCGCAGATATACGTGTCTCGTACCCATCCAGGGTTGTTGAAGCGGTTGTTTGAAATGGAAGTACCTGAAATTTAT
Encoded proteins:
- the nusA gene encoding transcription termination factor NusA, translated to MSSELFDAIDYLEKEKGIDKDILMEALEAALISAYKKNFKSATNVRVDLNEETGSMHVYARKDIVEEVEDPLQQVSIEEATQKDPNYEIGDVIEEEVTPKDFGRIAAQAAKQVVTQRVREAERGVIFSEYADREEDVMTGIIQRKDPRFIYVNLGKIEARLPESEQMPSERYEVHDRLKVLVTKVENTNKGPQIYVSRTHPGLLKRLFEMEVPEIYDGTVEIRSVAREAGDRSKISVHAEDPEVDPVGSCVGQRGQRVQTIVNELKGEKIDIVEWSEDPVVYVSNALSPSKVIEVLVNEEEKATTVIVPDYQLSLAIGKRGQNARLAAKLTGWKIDIKSESEAREEGLLEHSQEDTPGTDEAYSDIDDNLFE
- the rimP gene encoding ribosome maturation factor RimP — encoded protein: MSAKVTETTEKLVQPILQEMNLELVDIEFEKEGKNWFLRVFVDKEGGVDIEECGQVSEQLSEKLDAEDPVTTPYFLEVSSPGAERPLKKPKDFQANINNNIHVKLYEPINGEKEYEGVLKGFDDDTITLEVKVKTRKQEIQLPYDKVAKARLAVSFN